A genome region from Solanum pennellii chromosome 12, SPENNV200 includes the following:
- the LOC107006912 gene encoding uncharacterized protein LOC107006912, translating to MFDALLKSKFYTKCKSTIKQTKTRIEMIRKKRDAMLKYLKNDMADLIKSGADINAYSRADGLVVELNISSCYDFLEQYCLHISSHLATMSKQRECPEECREAVSTLMFSAARLSDIPELRELRDIFNGRYGNSLECYVNKEIVSKLKSQPSIKDMKLQLMRDIAVESGVRWNSKALEHKLSKPQIAVQDSLKSRSNEEHKLQKKIDESVQRKEHQKAKINHENARTHKTSKTKRENHSSHGRKEVPGDVRSLRESDKQKRDNINRSSNRYLDDKPPVKDTKADIIGKNGQRNDPKIIRSVSEEKSDDNTPFYYRPIQPSYNKSRACIVKISSDTSANVSTGETHGHTEMNQRGITIVKEEDSCVNDTLQKPKPKSVRTRMQPMDDCEEDSHRRLRQGKHGIKIASGDHVDQRDEEEKMMDRLLMHYTRKQASKIEVKTPKPVVKLAEVESTEVSRKRSIRVELKQAGPPVILREGDTQANRDMLSPNGHIHPKLPDYDDFVTRLAALKGN from the exons ATGTTTGATGCATTGTTAAAAAGCAAGTTCTATACCAAATG CAAGTCTACAATCAAGCAGACAAAGACGCGAATCGAGATGATCAGAAAAAAAAGAGATGCTATgttgaaatatttgaagaatgatATGGCTGACCTTATTAAATCTGGAGCTGATATCAATGCCTATAGCAGG GCAGATGGCCTTGTAGTTGAGCTCAATATCTCGAGCTGTTACGATTTCTTGGAACAATACTGTTTGCATATCTCGAGTCACCTCGCTACCATGAGTAAACAGAG GGAGTGTCCGGAGGAATGCAGAGAAGCTGTATCGACTTTGATGTTTTCAGCAGCAAGACTATCTGATATACCAGAATTACGCGAACTGAGAGATATATTTAATGGAAGATATGGAAATTCCCTTGAATGTTATGTGAATAAAGAG ATTGTTAGTAAGCTTAAGTCTCAACCGTCTATAAAGGATATGAAGCTTCAGTTGATGCGAGATATAGCAGTAGAATCTGGTGTAAGATGGAATTCAAAGGCTTTGGAACATAAGCTATCGAAACCACAGATAGCTGTACAA GACTCGCTGAAGAGTCGTAGTAATGAAGAGCACAAATTGCAGAAGAAAATCGATGAATCAGTTCAGAGGAAAGAACATCAAAAGGCTAAGATTAATCATGAGAATGCAAGGACACATAAGACTTCTAAGACGAAAAGGGAGAATCATTCATCTCATGGGAGAAAAGAAGTCCCTGGCGATGTACGTAGCTTGAGGGAGAGTGATAAAcagaaaagagataatataaatCGCTCATCCAACAGATACTTAGATGACAAACCTCCAGTAAAAGATACTAAAGCGGATATTATTGGAAAAAATGGGCAACGGAATGATCCAAAGATCATTAGAAGTGTATCTGAAGAAAAATCTGATGACAATACACCATTCTATTATAGACCAATTCAGCCTAGTTACAACAAGTCAAGAGCCTGCATTGTTAAAATCAGTTCAGATACATCTGCTAACGTCTCCACAGGGGAAACACACGGACATACAGAGATGAATCAGAGGGGAATAACGATTGTTAAAGAAGAAGATAGTTGTGTAAATGATACATTACAGAAGCCAAAACCGAAATCAGTTAGGACACGAATGCAGCCAATGGATGATTGTGAAGAGGACTCGCATAGAAGATTGAGACAGGGAAAACATGGGATAAAAATTGCAAGTGGAGATCATGTTGATCAACGCGATGAAGAGGAAAAGATGATGGATAGGCTTCTAATGCACTATACTAGGAAACAGGCTTctaaaattgaagttaaaaCACCAAAACCAGTTGTTAAATTAGCTGAAGTTGAGAGCACTGAAGTATCAAGGAAGAGATCGATTCGTGTTGAATTGAAACAAGCAGGCCCTCCAGTGATACTTCGAGAAGGAGACACTCAAGCAAATCGCGATATGTTGAGTCCAAATGGGCATATACATCCCAAGCTGCCAGATTACGATGACTTTGTCACTCGACTAGCAGCTCTCAAAGGGAACTAA